One Silurus meridionalis isolate SWU-2019-XX chromosome 10, ASM1480568v1, whole genome shotgun sequence genomic window carries:
- the irak4 gene encoding interleukin-1 receptor-associated kinase 4: MRMSSSVTTETLVRRLNHSTLRKLSDFLDPKDAWKSVLVDIKKDNGEPRYTQLHLRRFERLVAQGKSPTVELLYDWGTTNCTVAELVEILLRHKLIAPAKVLLPDITVPPDDTQWRAVEDPPSQYYREQTQVCAVKFDKVTLKEDAPYTLPDSTTGPEENQEPNEEGFYAFTYHKLTHITGNWDERPASLGGRRLGEGGFGIVFKGLHNIKPVAVKKLSLVDYLSPEELKTQFNQEIQTLKRLKHVNLVNMVGYSSDGQYPCLVYAFMSNGSLLDRLACLEGSSPLSWQIRGAIALGTARGLEYLHQHNHIHRDVKSGNILLDESFVPKISDFGLTRASVKLSCTTVFTERIVGTTAYMAPEALRGEITPKSDVFSFGVVLLEILSGLPPVDENRDPILLMDMKDEIDDEEVKLEEFIDKKMLDWDMESVERMYHVASQCLSEKKNRRPLIKEVLAEMEGS; encoded by the exons ATGAGAATGAGCTCCAGCGTCACCACGGAGACATTAGTGAGGAGGCTGAACCACTCCACACTGCGCAAACTCTCTGACTTCCTGGACCCTAAAGACGCATGGAAAAGTGTCCTAGTGGACATAAAGAAGGACAATGGGGAGCCGAGGTACACCCAGTTACACCTCAG gaGGTTTGAGAGGTTGGTAGCCCAAGGTAAAAGTCCTACAGTGGAGCTGTTGTATGATTGGGGTACCACAAACTGCACAGTCGCAGAGCTGGTGGAAATTCTTCTCAGACACAAGCTGATCGCACCTGCCAAAGTACTACTGCCAG ATATAACTGTACCACCTGATGACACACAATGGAGAGCAGTGGAGGATCCACCCTCTCAGTATTACCGTGAGCAGACTCAGGTTTGTGCGGTGAAATTCGATAAAGTAACACTAAAAGAAGACGCGCCTTACACGTTGCCTGACAGCACCACAGGACCTGAGGAGAATCAAGAGCCTAATGAAGAAG GTTTCTACGCCTTCACTTATCATAAACTGACACACATCACAGGGAACTGGGATGAACGGCCTGCTTCATTGGGAGGCAGGAGACTCGGAGAGGGCGGCTTTGGAATTGTATTCAAGGGTCTGCACAACATCAAGCCTGTGGCTGTAAAGAAACTGAGCTTA GTAGATTATTTGTCTCCAGAGGAGCTCAAGACTCAGTTCAATCAAGAGATACAAACACTAAAGAG GTTAAAACATGTGAATCTGGTAAATATGGTTGGCTATTCCAGTGATGGCCAGTATCCATGTTTGGTCTATGCTTTCATGTCGAACGGTTCGTTATTGGATCGACTAGCATGTTTG GAGGGCAGCAGTCCATTGTCCTGGCAGATAAGAGGTGCTATAGCACTTGGAACAGCCAGAGGCCTTGAGTACCTTCACCAGCACAACCACATACATCGTGATGTAAAAAG TGGGAACATCTTGTTGGACGAATCCTTCGTTCCCAAGATTTCAGATTTTGGATTAACGCGCGCATCGGTTAAACTCTCGTGTACGACTGTGTTTACGGAGAGAATTGTGGGGACGACGGCTTACATGGCACCAGAGGCCCTGAGAGGAGAAATCACCCCAAAATCAGACGTCTTCAGCTTCGGAGTG GTGCTACTTgaaattctgtctggactgcctCCTGTTGATGAAAACCGGGACCCAATTCTTCTG ATGGATATGAAGGATGAGATAGATGATGAGGAGGTCAAACTGGAGGAGTTTATAGATAAGAAAATGTTGGATTGGGATATGGAGTCTGTGGAAAGGATGTACCATGTGGCCAGCCAGTGtctgagtgaaaaaaaaaacaggaggccTTTGATTAAGGAG GTACTTGCTGAGATGGAGGGATCTTAA
- the twf1a gene encoding twinfilin-1a: MSHQTGIPASKEVKDIFAKARNGDYRLLKIVIKDEQLVLSESKRASQNWEEDYNSLVLPLLDKDLPCYILYRLDSTNSQGHEWIFIAWSPDHSAVRHKMLYAATRATVKKEFGGGHIKDEIFGTLKDDISLSGYKKYLRSQAAPLPLTAAEEELRQIKLSEVQTDIGVDTKQQTLQGVAFPLHGEAMQAMQKFKDKQFNYVQLKIDFGKELIMLSNTEQTELKDLPKRIPKDAARYHFFLYKHTHEGDYLESIVFIYSMPGYSCSIKERMLYSSCKNPLIDMVENKLQMEVVKKLEIDNGEELTADFLYEEVHPKQHAHKQAFAKPKGPAGRRGDRRITRHPGDGEEADD; encoded by the exons ATGTCTCATCAAACTGGAATTCCAG CTTCGAAGGAGGTGAAAGATATTTTTGCCAAAGCCAGGAATGGAGATTATAGACTTCTGAAGATTGTGATCAAAGATG AACAGCTAGTACTCAGCGAATCCAAGCGGGCATCCCAGAATTGGGAGGAAGACTACAATTCCTTAGTTCTCCCTCTTCTTGATAAGGATCTACCCTGCTACATTTTATATAGACTGGACTCTACTAATAGTCAAGGACACGAGTGGATTTTCATCGCCTGGTCACCAGATCACTCTGCT GTGAGACATAAAATGCTTTATGCTGCTACCAGGGCAACAGTGAAGAAGGAGTTTGGGGGTGGCCATATTAAAGATGAAATATTTGGCACTCTGAAG GATGACATTTCTTTGAGTGGTTACAAGAAGTACCTCAGATCCCAGGCTGCACCTCTTCCACTAACAGCTGCTGAAGAGGAACTGCGACAGATTAAGCTCAGCGAG GTGCAGACTGACATCGGTGTGGACACCAAGCAGCAGACGCTGCAGGGTGTGGCTTTTCCTTTGCATGGAGAAGCCATGCAGGCCATGCAGAAGTTCAAGGACAAGCAGTTCAACTACGTCCAGCTG AAAATCGATTTTGGAAAGGAGCTCATCATGTTGTCAAACACTGAGCAGACAGAGCTAAAAGATTTACCCAAGAGGATTCCTAAAGATGCTGCGCGCTACCACTTCTTCctctacaagcacacacatGAAGGAGACTATCTGGAGTCTATAG tgTTTATTTACTCGATGCCAGGCTACAGCTGCAGCATCAAAGAGAGGATGCTTTACTCCAGCTGTAAGAATCCTCTTATAGACATGGTGGAGAACAAACTGCAGATGGAAGTAGTGAAAAAG TTGGAAATCGATAACGGCGAGGAGCTGACTGCCGACTTCCTGTACGAAGAGGTTCACCCCAAACAGCACGCGCACAAACAAGCGTTCGCTAAACCAAAAGGCCCCGCAGGAAGGAGAGGCGATCGCAGGATCACTCGACATCCTGGAGACGGCGAGGAGGCTGACGATTAA